The Larimichthys crocea isolate SSNF chromosome XII, L_crocea_2.0, whole genome shotgun sequence region CCGCAAGCTACAATAATAACTTTCTGCCCATCTGGCGATCGTCACTATGAGTCATAACCtgtattttcttatttctgtGAGATAGAGGAGCGGGTGAGGAGCTGTTCATGTGTGGGATGtagaggcagagaaaagaggagctCCTGTGTTTGCCGCTTGCCAACCATTGTTAAGAGCAGATTTAGTCTGGAGCGTGACATGATTACTTTTGCCAAGTACTGAACTGTGAGAACTATTAACCCGGAGGATCAGAGCGGCTGTGAGTGGGTCGTCTGCTGTCACGTATTAATAAGAGGAGATGtgctcttctctgtctcccacTCTGTCACAGATGAGTACAAGATGAAAGGAGTGGAGAAAGTCAAGTACATCAGTGGAGACGAGGGAGGAGTGGACGGCCAGGACAGCACAGTGCGTGACTCTATTGTACTCTTTGTGATCTGTCCTACATCCATAATGGGACATTTACTTTATGATACGATGGCTTCTGTTGATCTGTTTGTAAAAATGGTGCACTTTTAATCAGAATGAGTCATAGCATaaactcagacacagacacatttgcATGCAGCACTGTGCTGCATATATCTACACATAAATGAGGACACACTGAATTATTTTAACACAATGCTAGAAAGTAATAGAGTTTGGATTAATACTACACATTTGTTACAATAAGTGTTTTTAGATctaaatatttatgaaatgattttgtttttgtctcagtctgtgttttccttGCTCTGCTGAATAATGGGACATAAGACAACTTTTTCATCAAGTGATTTGATTGtggggtgtgtttgtttggatgtCCTGCAGGAGAAAAGTGCTCTCCTCGGTAAAATTCAACACATGGAGGAAACAGGGTCAAACGGAAATGGAAAAATTCTGTAAGTGCCGCATACTCATATCATATAATGATTCTGTCTGTTCCATGCAGTGCACTTTGTTCAGTCATCATCTAAACTCACCAGGTTATCACCTGCTGTGTCTTTTGTCCTCACAGGAGCATCCACTCCTCAGAGAGTCAGCAAGAATTCTTCAGGATGTTGGATGAGAAAATTGAGAAAGTAAGGAATCAACACTGGAGCatcactttttacttttttttttttttttacaaaaagctCCCGCTAAATGACATAATGGAGGTTAATCCCATCACTGCTGTAAATCTGTAGCGAAAGAGGACACAGCAGATGACATAATGATACCTCAAAACAGCCTCAATCTGTCACATCCAGTGCACTCCACTAGTGTGGTTATTTAAAGTAGTATagttgaaaacatgtttactgcaGTGTGAGTACATCTGGTCAAAGAGAGGAGTTGTTTTATGGTGAAAGATCCAGTTGAATCATATCCTGTGTGTAAGTATGAGGCTGccttttttctatatttttctataaactattaaaaacacatctatgAGCCACACTGTTACACTGGGCGATAAATCCCTTCATTAGATTGAACACAGGAGAGTTTATTTTTAGTCAAGGTCAAATACACCattctgctgctggaaatactcaacaaatgtatttatctaCTACTAAAACTAGTCCTGGGACATTATTTAGTCTTTTATAAAAAATCTTGACATGTTTGAAGATTTATATCttctgatggaaaaaaaaaactttctctctTACTTAACTTACTCTTTACAACAAGGACCACGATGGAAATGAgtctttttagattttattgttttatcattGACAGTTTGTAGTTGTGTGATTTAATGTCCCCCCTCtcataaatgttaataataataatgataataataatctaagTTAAAATGATGACATACACTAaatgttgtaataatgtaatataggGTTTTTATCCAGTAGGACTGGGTGATAATTCAGCATTACCACCTTAATAACCTTCAGGGCGTGACTTGACcagttaatttaattcattattcatctgaatattttacatATGATTTTGAATATGATGATACTGGAATGATATCAATACTGAGaaacatgtcactgttttcatTACAGGGCCGGGACTACTGCTCAGAGGACGACGATATGACATAGCACTGTGGTCGTGTATCCATCAGTCCCAATATGAAAGAACTGTGACTCCAGTGTTACGGATGGACCGTACCATGTGTTTCCATGTCTGGGGGTGTGTGGGACTCTCCCTTGTATGTACATGCTTGAGAAAATTGGACCACTGACTTGAATCATGCACCTTTGCCCTTCTGCTCACAACCTTAGTTCCCACTCATATATCAAGAGAGAAATGACCAGCAGAATCAAAGATGGTTCAGTATTTATAGGTTTTCAAAGTTCTCAAAGGGAGATTTAGGTTCACCTCCTGGATGGCAGAGGACTTGGGattttcatttgcttttctGTACTTGCTTGGAGAAGTCATACATGGCTATCACTGAGACCTTTGTGGAGACCTATAAAACCATTGGACTGTTGCATAATATAACTTGCCAAGAGCAGAGGTAGGAAATGCTCATGTGGGCACTGACTCAAAGTAAAAATAACGTCTCTTATCTGcatcattttgaatatttcatccTTGAATGCCTCCCTGAAAAGACAAAGGGTTGGAAACTTCCTGCATTCCAAGACACAGTATGAACCTCTTTTCTACAGTACGTCGGCCAGtacattgtgtttgtctgtccatGTCTGTTTCTGCTATGATGTAGAGTATTTATGTTGAATAAGGCTCAGGGTTGAAGTGTTGTAATCTTTGTCTCATGTAGTCAAGTCCTTCCTCCCATTAAGACACTGTTGCACCATTAAAAAGACACTCATGCACTCACATAGCAGGGTTACTGATGTCCCCTGCTTCAGCAACTTTTCGTTCATGTATCTGACACTGCAAAATCACATATGTATTTCACTCACCAgtgttatgttgttgtgttaagtttatatgttgatttttttttttttgttcgtttgtttttctagaaaaataaaaagtgtttttcgGTAACTTATCCACACAGCTGATGTTGTGTTACGTTAAAGAAAACTGACACTACCAGTAGAAGTGCAGCCGACAGAACCTCACATCATTTTGTCAATAATATACCCATTACAGCTCAGCCAACATCGGcgttattaatattaatacccCATTATTGCATTAACGAATGATAGTAAATATGTCTTGCATCACCATAATGCGCTGGAGCTCATGAAAATGCTTAAACTGGGTGATAAGATTGAAAACATAAAAGGACCGGCGTGTAAGATTTATGgcactctatttacagaataaaatatgctaaacaatgttttcatttgtggcggagtccgccatgttgaaccactatgtttccacagtagcccagtaacagacaaacaaaactaaacactggctctggataAGGCCTTCTGCATTTTTCCGcttgttttgcagccactgtcACATCTGTTTCATGCTAGGAAGTGGAGATGTGAGGCAGCAGGGCTGTAATCAGCAGCTAAACAGCAATGTCACTAAATCatcacacactggtcctttaaaatcTTTGCAAACATATTAATTCATCAAAAGTACCTTGCTGCCACTTCCAATTGGAGATAATTTAATATTATACTCTCCTTGTTAGCTTTATTTGGCTATTTACTTTTCCGGTATAGCAGTTACCTTTTTGATTTTGTCTAATTATTGTTGGTCACATTGATGAATGgtcctttcaaaataaggtacttctgttgttgttgttaaggaaAAGAGTTGCAAATTTATTCAACTTATATAGCACTTTAAAAGCAACAGGTTTGAGCGCTTCaaagaaacatatttcaaagtaaaagtagaaataaaatgGTTGATgacaaactttacatttattaGGCGCAAAAGTGAATGGGAGTCATTTACAGGCATAAATTTAGGGATCCTTatcaaaaatgtttgttttgtcttcataattaaattaaatatcttccATATATAGTCATATATTGCCAACAGCCCTGTCAGCCTCAATAATCCATGCAGGCTCTATTAGTAATGTACTCAAAATATTTTGTGGATAGCCTTGAATCTAACTCATCAGGACCTGTTCAAAGGTTTTGAGGAACGCATGTGACCACATACTGTGTGAACACATCCCTGATCGCCCTGAAGTGTGCATGCATACAACAGATTTCTCAAACATGGCAGtttcaaataaaactcactCTTTGGTTTACCTGTTCAAAGCTTATGGACACATGCAACCTTTTCCAATAGGTCAACAGTTTTAAGAGGTCACATGCCAAAGAGTTTAGAAACCAGACGTTTCTAACCGGCCCCATAGCCACATCCAGCACCTATAAGGGCTCTGTGGTTTGGTGCATTTGCACCTGCTGCCATGTTATCGGTACACCTTTGACTTTTTAGCAGctaacacagacagaaagaccaAATCTGCTCTTGTGTGGTTTAACAACAACACCAAGGCATCTTCTCGCTCCAGCCACTCAGCGCTGCTGCCGTCTCTTCCGGTGCTGCCGGCGTCCCACATCCTGAAAAGGACCTACCGGGGGATCAGGTGTCACCAACCCATCAGTCATCCTCTGGTAGACCAGGGTGGAGTCGGAAGCTACAGCACACAACAGCATGGGGAAGCCTCTGTCTAGTACGTGACGTATGCTGCatagcagagaggaggaagctgtTAAGTTTGGGAAATGTAGGGAGATAACGAGGGGGAAGTGGCAGAAAAGAGCTCAAGAGCTTCTCTGGTGTCTCATTACCTTTTGTGGCTAACAGATCGATGAACAGGAAGTGGAAGAATCGTCTGGACTGGTGCTccttccttctccctcccttccaGCAAAATCACCTGCAGCTCAGGACTCTTGACACAAGACACCTCTTTCCACTGACGCACTGCGGATAACACGAAACACAGTGTAAGACACTGACTTAGTTACTTAGTCTACAGTTAAATGTAGTGACTCCTCTGAAGGTTATTACAGGCAGGTAGTAGGACTAATGACTGACCTGTTTTTATAGCCTTCCTCTGTGTATTACTCTCCATGCACCATACACCAATCAACTCAATTCAGAACTCTGTACATCGGTTACATGGACGATGAAAGGTTTAATGCAAAGGATAGCATAGGattattgtttttgaaaaattatATGTCCATTTCAAATTTTAAGCCAGCAACACGTTTCAAAAAAGTTAGTACATGATCATGTTTACCACTCTGTCCACCTTAAATGAGTTCAGGTCCACAGAAGGTGGTTCTGTTTCTGGATCTGGTTTATATTtggtttcctctttgcatggtggagtttctgtcatttgtggatgcagcaatgaataatgaatattgaTGTAGTCCCGTCTGAAGATTACGGACATCCAGTGTCGGTTTTCAGGCCTTGTCCTTTGCGTACAGACttcttctgattctctgaatgttttaatGAGATTATGAATTGTAAATGATGAAATCcgcagattcttttttttttagaaacatcaTTCCTAAATTGTTGACAGTCTTTCACACAGAGTGCTTGACTCAAACAGTTTTACACTCTTTTCTTGCCACTGTCccaactttttctcttttttaaatgtgttgctggcatcaaatttaaaatgagcGTATCATCAGTTAAATATGGGGTTTCAAAGTTTTGCACATCaccacattttgtttcttttctacattttacacagtgtgtcGACTTTTTGGAAACAGTAGTTGTAGTTGGAgctttgttattttattctttaaatgactcacttgtgttgattttgttatgcatttctatatttttacaaatcaaacaataaaattcACCTCCCATTGGACGTGAAATTCAGACAGACAATGAGCAGGGCTGCAGCTGCCATGTTTATGTCCTCAGTACTCATTACCAGAGGAGGCATTTACAATGATGGCTGAGTGTATTAGTCTTTGCCCTCAACACGTTTAACTAAGTTTTGAGACAAATGACCTGAATTTCATTAAAACGAAATAAACAGACTTCTTATTTCTACctcataattatttattaaggGTGGtgaaagctttaaaaaatgataattgagtgtgcctgaaagagcacactctttaaaacctctctggCTTATTCCttgtcttccgtttcttccatgtttttttcggttcgcttctcctcccagagtttttgtcgcgcaaaacaggtatcaaaacgaccggctcagCCGGGAATCAATGGCTATGAcctttctaagagtttcggcaaacggttttgccaaaaatcgccaaaaaccatgccaaaaaatgaatgggtgtgtattgcgagaactttggAGAGCTAAAGTGAGTTATGTCATCGCTacagtggacagagagagaaaaagtcgtcgaaaaataaatttgtaaactgcgcatgtggccgcaaatgcacagctacagacatgattatcccctcaaacgtaggaaaattcgaggcggtcgcagtgataacactgttgaagctgtctctgttatagttttggctcgctacgcgctaattgatcgactactcccccccCACAGcttcatagactcccatgttattttgagcaGAGATTTTTCcggaaggagcagggagcacctgtgcttgCTCTGACTcttgaggccaaagtttatacaatttttgcctgaaacttggcaagaACATGCTCCAcgagacgagcattcttctggtcatttcagattttggtttgaggcataccttctaggttgtttttggccaccttcgagggggatcattcagacatatactgtgcatctcagagggacagacagtgcatgcagcacctgcgactaattactctgacctgcagctcaccctggttgcttggcaacctgaagcatgcctttgactaactttattgaagtcgctgtatgatatcagactatcaagactacatttttaatgtcaaaataagagtcccttcaaaataagagcccagtaaaaaggcaatgatgacacagcttgttgtattaatactgaattttctgagcagtgtcagtaataatgcatgggggcgacggggccagagtcaggcacactcaaaatttctttagaaattttatccttgtctctcgcagacacaaacacagacacatagatagagagacaggcagacagacaggcatacgcgcgcgcgcgcgcacacacacacacacacacacacacacacacacacacacacacgtttttcaaaataagagtcccttgTTCTAGTTTAATCTATAATGTTGGCAGATAAATGTACTGCCAGCTGCTAAACTCTTCTAAACTCACCCTCAGATAGATCCATGTACACAAGGAAAGCTGCGTGGACTTGTTCACTGTCCCCAACCTCCAGCTTCTCCATCAGGTGATACTAAACAAGAGAAAAAcccctgtttatttatttcatgatgcAGCTGCAGACCTCTGCATGCAGCACAGACTCAGACTCACGGTCGGATGCTGGAGGATCCAGTTCGGAGGTGGAGGTTTCTCTGACGCGTCCTCTCTGTCTGACGCTTCCGACATCTTAATTATTTAACTTATCTAAAGGATCAAAATACCAGCTCGTTAACCGCGACCTGACGGAGCAGCATGTGCCAGTGTGTTTGAAGTTTGGCCAGCGTGCCACAGTGTAAAAAGTCCGGTTGGAAAACGTTACTCACTCTTGTTTTCCGCGCAAAACGGCAGCTGCCTTACAGACACAACTCAGGGcaggaaaaacatgaaacatttaaaatgtatttaatccCTCTCTGccatatatttatgtttaaatacattaaacatgttaatggaTTTTTACacgttttaatttttttttaattaactgattatacataatatttactgtaatataCCTTTTAATAACACTCctacttctcttcttcttcaacttTTTAATCAGTGAGGCAAAAATGTCAATCTACCTGACTCATAGAGACAGGCTGCAGGCTGGGCCGACACTTGATGtactcaaaaaaatatttaggcCACTTCTGTattttcaattacatagaaaatgtccatttgaattacatagtttcAATAGAAATTAACTAACAAgcttaatgtgaagcaagtaataagatttatgtaaaagtactaataaactctaaatgactgcattcattttcgcTGTTGGTTTTTGGgaaaacaaattggctttattaatagtgaatgcataaacctggctactgtgtagtggaagcatattgagttttttaaagtaaagtaaataaagtgctgtctaaaaaaaatcttcttctcctcctcttccttcttttgTTATTATCATCCATTaattttccataaccacttatccttatcataGTCATGATGGGTTGGAGCCAGTCCGATCAGCCATCAGCCgatgtcttctgtgtgtgtgtgtgtgccgatCAGCCATCAGCCgatgtcttctgtgtgtgtgtgtgtgtttgtgtgtgtagttgtgtctgtctgtgtgtgctatcatgtgtgtgagagtctggagtctgtctgtctctctctctctctctctctctctctctctctctctctctctctcagttgcATCTGTCTGAGGCTACAGAGACATCAAGGTGCCCACGTTGGAAATATGCCTCTTGGATTTGTTGGATTCAGATTATACTTTTTGGTCTTAGCAGGAAAGTTCTTCCTGCACAGCAACACAGAGGAGCTGCCAGCTGATCATCTCCTCCAACCAACCCAGCAGGAGTCCTCTCTACTGAAGCCCACAGTGCTGATCACTATCCTGGCACGCAACGCTCAACACAGCCTCCCTTATTTTTTAGGATGCATTGACAGACTGGACTATCCAAAGGACCGCATAGCCATCTGGTAAAAATTGTTTTGTTGCATTGATCATTTGATTAAACTGTTCATATTTGTGAAAAAGGTAAGAAAATGTACTCTTAAGTTTTGGTTTATATATCTTTTTCTTCTGTAAGAATCACAGAGTTACAACTGAAAAGGTGCTCATATGATTTAGTGACGGTTAGATAAGATTCAGCAGCAACAACCTTTAACTGCACTGTGTGAATGTCATTCTTCACATTATGCAGTGCTGTTCACTCAACAAGTCATTCTCAGACAAGTGAGGAAACTAtatgatgaaacaaacaaagaggtcaGTATTTAGTGATGTTGCTTATGATCTTAGGGCAGCCTCAGACCACAGTGTGGACAACAGCACAGCCATGCTTCAGGAGTGGCTCAGAGGAGTTCAACACTTGTACCACTCAGTGGAGTGGAGGCCCGCGGAGCAACCAAGGTGAATAAGTGTCTTCATTATCCTGATGGATCACATATTTAATAGAGTGCTAGTAAACCTGACATCCTCGGATCTTTTGATCCTAAACTATCCAGTTcccctctttgtctttcagctcTTATGATGATGAACAGGGTCCTAAACACTGGCCTGACTCTCGGTTCATCCATGTGATGAAGTTAAAGCAGGCAGCACTCAGAGCTGCCAGGCGTCTTTGGACTGACTACATACTGGTGAGACAGGCAAAGACCATGAAGCAGAAAGAATAAAGTATCTCACCACTCTGTCTCTGATCTATTCTTTGTCTCTCAGTTTGTGGACAGTGACAACTTGCTGACAAACCGTCAGGTGCTATCAGACATGATAGCAGAGAATCTGACAATTGTGGCACCCATGTTGGAATCAAAAGACCTTTATTCCAACTTCTGGTGTGGCATGACTCCTGAGGTAAGGAGACTAAAACAGAGTTTAGTGCAAAATATTAAGTGCAAACTGCAGGAAAATGGTTGTTCTGGGTCTTCTGCACAGGGCTACTACAGACGAACTCCAGTGTATATTCCCATTCGTAAATGGAAGCGTCATGGTTGCTTTGCAGTCCCCATGGTGCACTCCACATATCTGCTGGACCTGAGACGCAGAGCCAGCCAAGCATTGGCCTTCCACCCTCTTCACCCCGACTACCCCCACAGTGTAGATGACATCATGGTCTTTGCTTTCTCTGCACAGCAAGCAGGTCAGACCTTTGAGGATCATTTTGATAACAGATGAGACTTCGCTGACACCAGTTGTGTAGAAGTGGAAATAATTAATTGGGAATCAGAAACACTTTTGAGTTATATCAATTTAATATATTAGAGAGGTGACAAATTTGATTTAAAGTGTGTATTACTGACAGTATTACTGACATAGAACTTGAAACAGGATTGAGAATTAAATGATTGATGGCATTGTAATGCATTTCTGTAAtatttcagaaatgtgtttcaatacaggagacaaaaaaaaaagtttttacagcttatatactgtatacctAAAATGTTGTAATGAATACTTTAAGTGTCTGCTTATATATACATCAATATATACTGTTGAgttatataatttaatttcatctttCAACATCTTAATTAAAAGTACAGCTTTATCTTGAAAAGTCATGTATAATTAGTTACTGTActttatgaaatgtattaacaTATGTTTATAAATATTGACTTTATTATCACTCCTTTATCATATCAATATAatatgtgtgattgtgttgcTAATGAATTTTCTTGTCATACCATATGGTATGTCATATGGTACATTAGAGCTGAAATCAGTCAGTAAGGCCTGACGTGTCATCTCCACTGCAGGAGTTCAGATGTACGTGTGCAACAAGGACCATTATGGATATTTACCTGTGCCCCTTAACCAAGACCAGAcactggaggaagaagaggagagttTTACCCACACACTGACGGAGGCACTCAGTAAGTACTTCTTCTAATTATTCATACACTGTAGTTGACATAATAATTCACTTTTTGGAGGCTCTCTATCTTCAGCCTCACTAttctcactgtttctttgaCCTGTCTGAGCATATTTGGTCTTTTCTGCTCTCACAGTCCTGACACATGTCTCACTCCTCTGTTAAAGCCCGCTGCCTCTCATTTCCCCTTTCTCCCACTCTTATTTGACAATTTCACATCAGTTAGATGTTGAACCGATGTAAGAAATTCCCTTGAAACCAAGGGACTGTGCTAGAAAATGCAAATTTACTGTActtcatgtgaaatgtgaatatataCCTTTTACTCTCCAGTTTCCTACACAGTGGAGCCATCACAGTATGTGCACACTGTGCCTAAAGAACCAGCAAAGTTGGGATTTGATGAGGTATAGACACAATTATAAGCTAAAGAGATGTTTTTCCttgaatgaagtgttttttaagTGAACAGTCACTTTATTCTCCTCCACTTCTAGATCTTTCTGATCAATCTGAAGCGCCGGTCAGACCGGCGGGAAAGGATGCTGAGTACTTTGTCTGTCCTCGGCATCCACGTCACACTGACAGAAGCCGTGGATGGCAAGTATGACATAAAACAACAGTCCTTATTATGTGGTGGTGGAAGGTGCATTCAGATACttctattaaaatatttacctacataaaattataatataataagtatTATCAAATGTAGACAAAGtatgaaaagtaaaagttttgctcttattttgaaggaccTCTGTCAgactattatttatatttaaagctTTACATGATCTACACCTATGAGCCTGGGCACCCTCTTAGACCAGCTGATGGAGGCTTTCTGGTCATTCCCAGAGTCCGACTGGTGACCTGGTGACTAAAAGTAATTGGGCTTTTGCAGTTCAGGCCTCCAAATGCTGGAATGATTTACCTGCTGAGATTAGGCTTTTTAAATGTACCACtgctgaattttattttatttcatttttattattattttaaaatatattcgACTTTCTAACATGTTGAAAAttactatacaaataaagtttttcattACTATTAGTATTATTATCATCTTTTATTAAAATTTATTTACATACTATTGGGTATTCTATAACAATGAATCACActgtaaacaatgtaaaatcTTGATCTGCAAGGTAACTAGTAACTATATACAGATAGGCAACGTGTAGTGGAGTGAATGAAGTACATGTTCCTCAAAATTGTGCAGTACTGGAGTAGATGTAATTAGTTACTCTCTATCACATGATACTTTTTCTATATGACAGACCCGCTTTTGTCAATTGGCATTTATTAGTAGTTAGAAAATACACAATGTCTTAGTATTTATAGTACTTAGTATTACTGATTATAATAcctgtttaattttaaatattttattatatagcTGGTTGTGATTTGAGGAAACATATTTGCTTGTGTTGTCCTCAGAGCCTTAAACTCCTCTCAGCTGCAGGCCATGGGTATAGACATGCTGCCTGGGTACAAAGACCCATATTCAGGCCGTGTACTAACTAGAGGGGAGATCGGCTGCTTCCTCAGCCACTACAACATCTGGAAACAAGTATGGCCTCACTCTGTGACTGCTTTCAACAAATCTTATACGATGTGCTGATGTGGCAGTTTGAAGAGGCTGTCCAGTGTTTATTGATGCTCTGTGGCGCCCTCAGGTGGTGCAGCAGGAACTGCAGCAGGTGCTCGTACTGGAGGATGATGTGAGATTTGAGCCCAGATTCTGCAGAAGACTGATGACTATTATGGAAAATGTACAGAGTGTGGGACTTGAATGGGATCTCATGTGAGTTAATTTGTGCAGTTTTTGTCAAattttttgtctcatttcaaGTGTCATTTCTAGTTTTTAGTACACCTGTCACACCTTTGTGTCCTCATGAAGTTATGTAGGCCGTAAGCGTCTGCAGGTGAAGGAACCGGAGTACTGGGTGAAGGGAGTCAGCAACCTCGTGCACCCACACTACTCCTACTGGACGTTGGGATACGTCCTGTCGCTTAATGGGGCCAAGAAGCTGCTGCAGGCAAAACCCTTGAACAAAATGCTGCCGGTTGATGAGTTCCTACCTATCATGTTCAACAAGCACCCCAAGTGAGTCTCACCAACTGTGCATATAAATCAgtagtggaagaagtattcagacctgaattttactgttgtaattgtattttatgCAAGGCTGTAACTATTGATTATTTCTATGATGGATTCATCTGCTAATTATCTTCTTGATTAATCGATTGATTGGCTGGtttgtaaaaactaaaatggtATAACAAtttcccagagcccaaagtgacacctttacaattctttttttatgtcCAACCAGTACAGAATGTAAGTTAATTCAAGTCaatgacattaaattaaaaatattaaaacaattaaaaaagggaaagcaGCTAATCTGTACATTTGAGATTCTGGAAACCTTAAATGTTTTACATGAAAATGACTTAAAGGATTATCAAAATAACTGCCAGTCATTTT contains the following coding sequences:
- the zgc:55943 gene encoding uncharacterized protein C1orf21 homolog is translated as MGCTSAKQVSAVPNGEEGQNKAYSNGDLLSDEYKMKGVEKVKYISGDEGGVDGQDSTEKSALLGKIQHMEETGSNGNGKILSIHSSESQQEFFRMLDEKIEKGRDYCSEDDDMT
- the tsen15 gene encoding tRNA-splicing endonuclease subunit Sen15, with protein sequence MSEASDREDASEKPPPPNWILQHPTYHLMEKLEVGDSEQVHAAFLVYMDLSEVRQWKEVSCVKSPELQVILLEGREKEGAPVQTILPLPVHRSVSHKSIRHVLDRGFPMLLCAVASDSTLVYQRMTDGLVTPDPPVGPFQDVGRRQHRKRRQQR
- the colgalt2a gene encoding procollagen galactosyltransferase 2 produces the protein MPLGFVGFRLYFLVLAGKFFLHSNTEELPADHLLQPTQQESSLLKPTVLITILARNAQHSLPYFLGCIDRLDYPKDRIAIWAASDHSVDNSTAMLQEWLRGVQHLYHSVEWRPAEQPSSYDDEQGPKHWPDSRFIHVMKLKQAALRAARRLWTDYILFVDSDNLLTNRQVLSDMIAENLTIVAPMLESKDLYSNFWCGMTPEGYYRRTPVYIPIRKWKRHGCFAVPMVHSTYLLDLRRRASQALAFHPLHPDYPHSVDDIMVFAFSAQQAGVQMYVCNKDHYGYLPVPLNQDQTLEEEEESFTHTLTEALISYTVEPSQYVHTVPKEPAKLGFDEIFLINLKRRSDRRERMLSTLSVLGIHVTLTEAVDGKALNSSQLQAMGIDMLPGYKDPYSGRVLTRGEIGCFLSHYNIWKQVVQQELQQVLVLEDDVRFEPRFCRRLMTIMENVQSVGLEWDLIYVGRKRLQVKEPEYWVKGVSNLVHPHYSYWTLGYVLSLNGAKKLLQAKPLNKMLPVDEFLPIMFNKHPNDEYMQYFEQRDLSAFSVEPLLLFPTHYTGQPGYFSDTETSTIWDDEAVGTDWDRDGAKRQQVQKTENVGFKPVAPNSAYGGIPQLSASGRDEL